From the genome of Amycolatopsis sp. NBC_01488, one region includes:
- a CDS encoding LuxR C-terminal-related transcriptional regulator, with amino-acid sequence MDDDGHPVPPRWHAPQPADAILRTARAVLRAVATLTGETDLAGAARDLTSAESALRGAEHLVLQRLGHGEGTAAAQLAAALPQVGTTLTAIRDLRLEARAATLTGVQHALGRLRSVTSLRDLTTQIPVEINRLGYRRALLSRVSGPQWSARAAFAHDDPQLARDLVEVGSSLPGQIGRELPETEVVRKRLPVLVEDAQHTPRVHHRLINLARTKDYVVAPLVGRGEVVGLLHADQHAERPSVDDFDQRLLGLFAEGVGCVFERVVFLEQLGALRSRLQEQTRSVGDLIDGFLGSDVLAAPVAPADPLSRLEGPLAELTRRELDVLRLLVRGRTNTEIAAELFVSPGTVKTHVKHVLRKLGVANRAEATSRYHALIRR; translated from the coding sequence GTGGACGACGACGGTCACCCGGTGCCGCCCCGGTGGCACGCTCCTCAGCCGGCCGACGCAATCCTGCGGACCGCACGTGCTGTCCTGCGCGCCGTGGCGACGCTCACCGGAGAGACCGACCTCGCCGGCGCGGCGCGGGACCTGACTTCCGCCGAATCCGCGCTCCGCGGGGCCGAACACCTGGTGCTGCAGCGGCTCGGCCACGGCGAGGGCACTGCCGCTGCGCAGCTGGCGGCCGCTCTCCCCCAGGTGGGAACCACGCTCACCGCCATCCGGGACCTCCGCCTCGAAGCACGGGCCGCCACCCTCACCGGCGTGCAGCACGCCCTCGGCCGGCTGCGTTCGGTGACGTCGCTGCGGGACCTGACCACGCAGATCCCGGTGGAGATCAACCGGCTCGGGTACCGCCGCGCCCTGTTGTCCCGTGTCTCCGGTCCGCAGTGGAGCGCACGGGCGGCGTTCGCCCACGACGATCCCCAACTGGCGCGCGACCTGGTCGAGGTCGGTTCTTCGCTGCCGGGGCAGATCGGCCGCGAACTGCCCGAGACCGAGGTCGTGCGCAAGCGGCTGCCGGTGCTGGTCGAAGACGCGCAGCACACCCCGAGGGTGCACCACCGGCTGATCAACCTGGCGCGGACCAAGGACTACGTCGTCGCGCCGCTGGTCGGCCGCGGCGAGGTCGTCGGTCTGCTGCACGCCGACCAGCACGCCGAACGCCCGAGCGTCGACGACTTCGACCAGCGGCTGCTCGGCCTGTTCGCCGAGGGCGTCGGCTGCGTTTTCGAGCGCGTCGTCTTCCTCGAACAGCTGGGTGCGCTGCGCAGCCGGCTGCAGGAGCAGACACGCTCCGTGGGCGACCTCATCGACGGCTTCCTCGGCTCCGACGTGCTCGCGGCACCTGTCGCGCCGGCCGACCCGCTGAGCCGCCTCGAGGGGCCGCTGGCGGAGCTGACCCGGCGCGAGCTCGACGTACTGCGGCTCCTGGTCCGCGGCCGGACCAACACCGAGATCGCCGCCGAGCTCTTCGTCTCGCCCGGCACGGTGAAGACGCACGTCAAGCACGTCCTGCGCAAGCTCGGCGTCGCCAACCGAGCTGAAGCGACCTCGCGCTACCACGCGCTGATCCGCCGGTAG
- a CDS encoding alpha/beta hydrolase has translation MPDAKFTLPDDVTAYRWEPAGAPVGVVQLTHGMGEHVLRYERVARAFADRGFVAYGQDHRGHGASAGAVPGDLGPGGWPALVADIGVLTARAREEQPGLPVVLLAHSMGSFAAQQYLLDHSADVDAVILTGTAALDVLEPALDLDQPLDLAVFNAPFQPQRTDYDWLSRDESEVDAYVADPLCGFGIDPANTKAMFAGARRLADPAEVARMRSDLPVYLAVGDQDAVNANLALFDVLVRRYRDAGLKDLTVRVYPEARHEILNETNRAEVVADMLAWVEKAVDRAG, from the coding sequence ATGCCCGACGCGAAGTTCACCCTGCCCGACGACGTCACCGCGTACCGTTGGGAGCCGGCCGGGGCGCCCGTCGGGGTGGTGCAGCTGACCCACGGCATGGGCGAGCACGTCCTTCGCTACGAACGGGTCGCGCGGGCGTTCGCGGACCGCGGCTTCGTGGCCTACGGTCAGGACCACCGCGGCCACGGCGCGTCCGCCGGTGCGGTGCCGGGAGACCTCGGCCCGGGCGGCTGGCCGGCGTTGGTGGCCGACATCGGCGTCCTCACGGCCCGCGCCCGGGAAGAGCAGCCGGGGCTGCCGGTGGTTCTCCTGGCCCACAGTATGGGTTCCTTCGCCGCTCAGCAGTACCTGCTCGACCACTCCGCGGACGTCGACGCGGTGATCCTCACCGGCACGGCGGCGCTCGACGTCCTGGAGCCGGCGCTCGATCTCGACCAGCCGCTGGACCTCGCGGTGTTCAACGCGCCGTTCCAGCCGCAGCGGACGGACTACGACTGGCTCAGCCGGGACGAGTCCGAAGTGGACGCTTATGTGGCGGACCCGTTGTGCGGCTTCGGCATCGACCCCGCGAACACCAAGGCCATGTTCGCGGGCGCGCGCCGGCTCGCGGATCCGGCGGAGGTCGCGCGGATGCGCTCGGACCTGCCGGTGTACCTGGCGGTGGGGGACCAGGACGCGGTGAACGCCAACCTCGCCCTGTTCGACGTCCTGGTGCGGCGCTACCGGGACGCGGGCCTGAAGGACCTGACCGTGCGGGTGTATCCGGAGGCCCGGCACGAGATCCTCAACGAGACGAACCGTGCCGAGGTGGTCGCGGACATGCTGGCGTGGGTGGAGAAAGCGGTCGATCGTGCAGGCTGA
- a CDS encoding 3-hydroxybutyryl-CoA dehydrogenase, with the protein MAAMERVGVVGCGQMGAGIAEVCARAGLDVVVVESDPAAAAAGQGRLEASLARAEKKGKIPDAVEVLNRIRVTETLDDLADRTFVVEAVVEDERIKTELFRQLDKVVSAPDAVLASNTSSIPIMKLGTATERPAQVVGVHFFNPVPVLPLVELVPSLLTAQPTLDRVRTFAQDVLGKQAILCQDRAGFVVNALLIPFILAAIRMLESGFATREAIDEGLVRGAAHPQGPLALADLIGLDTTKAVAESLYEEFKEPLYAPPPLLARMVDAGLLGRKTGRGFHTYA; encoded by the coding sequence GTGGCGGCGATGGAACGCGTGGGCGTGGTCGGGTGCGGGCAGATGGGGGCCGGGATCGCCGAGGTGTGCGCTCGCGCCGGTCTCGACGTCGTGGTCGTCGAATCGGACCCGGCCGCAGCGGCTGCCGGGCAGGGCCGCCTCGAGGCTTCGCTGGCCCGCGCCGAGAAGAAGGGCAAGATTCCCGACGCCGTCGAGGTCCTGAACCGGATCCGGGTCACCGAAACACTGGACGACCTCGCGGACCGCACCTTCGTCGTCGAAGCCGTCGTCGAAGACGAGCGAATCAAGACGGAGCTGTTCCGGCAGCTGGACAAGGTGGTGTCCGCACCGGACGCCGTCCTGGCGTCGAACACCTCCTCGATCCCGATCATGAAGCTTGGCACCGCCACCGAACGTCCCGCCCAGGTCGTCGGCGTGCACTTCTTCAACCCGGTGCCGGTGCTCCCGCTGGTCGAGCTCGTGCCCAGCCTGCTGACCGCTCAGCCGACGCTCGACCGGGTCCGGACGTTCGCGCAGGACGTGCTCGGCAAGCAGGCGATCCTCTGCCAGGACCGCGCGGGATTCGTGGTCAACGCGCTGCTGATCCCGTTCATCCTCGCCGCGATCCGCATGCTCGAATCGGGCTTCGCCACCCGCGAAGCCATCGACGAAGGCCTGGTCCGCGGCGCCGCCCACCCGCAGGGACCGCTGGCCCTCGCCGACCTGATCGGCCTCGACACCACCAAAGCGGTCGCCGAATCGCTGTACGAGGAATTCAAGGAACCGCTCTACGCACCCCCGCCGCTGCTCGCCCGCATGGTCGACGCCGGTCTGCTCGGCCGCAAGACCGGCCGCGGCTTCCACACCTACGCCTGA
- a CDS encoding TetR/AcrR family transcriptional regulator, giving the protein MSSRERLVEAAFALFAERGYDQTTIDDIAERAGVGRTTFFRAFRTKEDVIFPDHEVLLRSLEVRLAGSTDDTALIAVTESARLVLRHYLAEGQRALTRYRLTRSVPALRDREIAGVQQYQRLFRAFLHRWMGGGQDTALRAELMAGAVVTAHNHVLRRWLRGQVDDPERQFDAAMAETVDLFTRPGDDSETSIVVIRTKKELAAVLPELNRVLGPHQSPS; this is encoded by the coding sequence ATGTCGAGCAGGGAACGGCTGGTGGAGGCCGCGTTCGCGCTGTTCGCCGAACGCGGCTACGACCAGACGACGATCGACGACATCGCCGAGCGCGCCGGCGTCGGCCGCACGACCTTCTTCCGGGCGTTCCGGACGAAGGAAGACGTGATCTTCCCGGACCACGAGGTGCTGCTGCGGTCGCTCGAGGTCCGGCTGGCCGGCTCGACCGACGACACGGCGCTGATCGCGGTGACCGAAAGCGCTCGGCTGGTCTTGCGGCACTACCTCGCCGAGGGGCAGCGCGCCCTGACCCGCTACCGCCTCACACGCAGCGTCCCGGCCCTGCGCGACCGCGAGATCGCCGGAGTTCAGCAGTACCAACGGCTGTTCCGCGCCTTCCTGCACCGCTGGATGGGCGGCGGCCAAGACACGGCGTTGCGTGCCGAGCTGATGGCCGGTGCGGTCGTGACCGCGCACAACCACGTGCTGCGCCGGTGGCTGCGCGGCCAGGTGGACGACCCGGAGCGGCAGTTCGACGCGGCGATGGCGGAGACCGTGGACCTGTTCACCCGCCCCGGCGATGACAGCGAAACGTCGATCGTGGTCATCCGGACGAAGAAGGAACTCGCCGCCGTGCTGCCCGAGCTGAACCGGGTGCTGGGTCCGCACCAGTCGCCGAGCTAG
- a CDS encoding oxidoreductase: MTTTQQVALVTGATSGIGKAAAIALAAAGFEVIGTGRSTARATPPAGVTHLDLDVTSDESVASAVKQVIDRFGRIDVLVNNAGVGSTGAAEEFSITQTQDIFDINVYGVMRTTKAVLPHMRAQRQGRIINVSSLSGFVPSPFMTLYVSTKHAVEGYSQSLDHEVREHGVRVLLVEPGPINTPFAGHSVEADTPMPLYAAGRRNYDELLAKNLSSGDDPALVAKVIVAAATDRKPKLRRTAGTTARTINAVYRIAPARIFDRVIRRFNRMPTDA, encoded by the coding sequence ATGACAACAACCCAGCAGGTCGCGCTCGTGACCGGCGCCACCTCGGGCATCGGCAAGGCGGCAGCGATCGCGCTGGCCGCCGCGGGCTTCGAGGTGATCGGCACCGGCCGCAGCACCGCACGCGCGACCCCGCCAGCCGGGGTGACCCACCTCGACCTCGACGTGACCAGCGACGAATCGGTCGCCTCAGCGGTCAAGCAGGTGATCGACCGGTTCGGGCGCATCGACGTCCTGGTCAACAACGCGGGCGTCGGCTCGACCGGCGCAGCCGAGGAGTTTTCGATCACCCAGACGCAGGACATCTTCGACATCAACGTCTACGGCGTCATGCGGACGACCAAGGCGGTCCTGCCGCACATGCGGGCGCAACGGCAGGGACGCATCATCAACGTCTCGTCCCTCAGCGGGTTCGTCCCCAGCCCGTTCATGACCCTCTACGTCTCGACCAAGCACGCGGTCGAGGGCTACTCCCAGTCGCTGGACCACGAGGTCCGCGAGCACGGCGTCCGGGTCCTGCTCGTCGAGCCCGGCCCGATCAACACTCCGTTCGCAGGCCACAGCGTGGAGGCCGACACCCCCATGCCGCTCTACGCGGCGGGGCGGCGGAACTACGACGAGCTGCTGGCGAAGAACCTCAGCAGCGGCGACGACCCCGCCCTCGTCGCCAAGGTGATCGTCGCGGCGGCCACCGACCGGAAGCCGAAACTGCGCCGCACCGCCGGCACGACCGCCCGGACCATCAACGCGGTGTACCGCATCGCCCCGGCCAGGATCTTCGACCGCGTCATCCGCAGATTCAACCGGATGCCCACCGACGCGTGA